DNA from Massilia antarctica:
ATACCCGGGTCGAGGGGCGCGATTTTACCCAGACCGAGCAGCGCATCATCTTGCGCATCCTCGATATCGTGTTCGATTCGTATGCGAAATCGTGGGAACCGGTGTATCCGGTCGAGTTCGAGTACATCCGTTCCGAGATGAATACCCAGTTCGCCAACATCGCCACCCCGAACGAAGTGGTGGTGTCGTCCACCTTCACCATCGAGCTCGGCTCGGTGAGCGGCCAGATCCACATCTGCATGCCGTATTCGATGATCGAGCCGATCCGCGACACCCTCACCTCCAGCCTGCAGGGCGAGGCGCTGGAAGTGGACAAGCGCTGGATCCGCCTGATGACCCAGCAGATCCAGATCGCCGAAGTCGAACTGGTCGCCGTGCTGGGCACCGCGCGCGCGTCCTTCGACGAGATTCTCAATTTCAAGGTGGGCGATATCGTCGCCCTCAACGTGCCCGAACAGATCCAGGCCACCGTCGACGGCGTGCCGGTGATGGATTGTACTTACGGCGTGCTCAACGGGCAATACGCACTCAAGGTCGAGAAACTGCTCGCCAATGCGGACACCAAATAATTTAGGAGAGCCATATGGCCGACAATCTGGAAGATGATGCAATGGATGACGACTGGGGCGCGGCCATCGCCGAGCAGGCCAAGGCGGAAGCCGACGCGCTGCAAAGCCAGGCCGCCAGCGCGGCCGTGTTCAAGGATTTTTCGAACAAGGGCACCAAGCCGGACACGCCGAACGATATCGACTTCATCCTCGATATTCCGGTCCAGCTCACGGTCGAGCTGGGACGGACCAAGATCGCCATCAAGAACCTGCTGCAACTGGCCCAGGGTTCGGTGGTCGAGCTCGACGGACTGGCGGGCGAGCCGATGGACGTGCTGGTCAACGGCTGCCTGATCGCCCAGGGCGAGGTGGTGGTGGTGAATGATAAATTCGGTATTCGCCTGACGGACATCATCACGCCGTCCGAACGGATTCGAAAACTGAATAAATGACGGCCCGCCTGCTTGCCGCCGTGGCGCTGGCGTGCAGTCTGGCGCCGGCCCTGGCCGCCGATCCGGCGGCCGCTTCGGTTCCTGCCGCTCCGGTTCATGCCGCTCCGGTTCATGCCGCTCCGGTTCCTGCCGCTTCGGTTCCTGCCGCTTCGGTTCCTGCCGCTTCGGTTCCTGCCGCGCCGGTTGCGCTTGCCTCCGCGCCTGCCGCCGCCGCAGCTCAGGCCGGCAGTGTGCAAGCCGCTCCCGCCGCCACCCTGCCCGCCCCTGCCGCCGCGCAGGCGGCGCCCGGTCCCATGACGGGGCCCTCGGCCGGCAACCTGCTGCAAACGATTTTCGCCCTGACCCTGGTGCTGGCCCTGCTCGGCGGCATGGTCTGGTTCATGAAACGCTACGGTCCCCAGAGCGCCGCCGGCGCGGCCCAGATACGTACCGTCGGCGCGCTCAGCCTGGGCGGACGCGAACGCATCATCGTGGTCGAGGTGGGCGACCAGTGGATCGTGGTGGGCGCCTCGCCCGGCCGGGTCAACGCGCTGGCCACCATGCCCAGGCGCGATGCGCCGCCCGGCGGCCCCGCGCTGCTGGCCCACGGCCCGGCATCGGGCAGCTTTGCCGAATGGCTGAAACAGACCATCGACAAACGCAATGGACCTTAAGCCGCCTTCCCTGCCACCCGTGAACCGCACGCGCCGCCGGCTGCCGCTGCTGGCGCTGGTAGCGGCCATCGGCCTGCCGGCGCTGGCGCTGGCCGCGCCGGGCATCCCGACCTTCACCACCGCACCTGCCCCGGGCGGCGGCACGGCGTACTCGCTGCCGGTCCAGACCCTGCTCCTGATGACGGCGCTGTCGTTCCTGCCGGCGGTGCTGCTGATGATGACCAGTTTTACCCGCATCATCATCGTGCTGTCCTTGCTGCGCCAGGCGATCGGCACCCAGTCGGCCCCGCCCAACCAAGTCATGGTCGGGCTGGCGCTGTTCCTGACCCTGTTCGTGATGGGCCCCGTATTCGACAAGATTTATGTGGACTCCTACCAGCCGCTGCAGGAAAACAAGATCCAGATGGGCGAAGCCATGGACAAGGCGGTGGCGCCCCTGAAAACCTTCATGATCCGCCAGACGCGCCAGGCCGACCTGGCCATGTTCGTGCGCATTTCGCGCTCGGCCGCTCTGCAGGGGCCGGAAGACATTCCGCTGCGCATCCTGATTCCCGCTTTTGTGACCAGCGAATTGAAAACCGCGTTCCAGATCGGCTTCGCCATCTTCATTCCGTTTCTCATCATCGATATGGTAGTGGCGTCGGTGCTGATGTCGATGGGGATGATGATGATGTCGCCGGCCGTCATTTCGCTGCCGTTCAAGCTGATGCTGTTCGTGCTGGTCGATGGCTGGCAGTTGCTGCTCGGCTCGCTCGCGCAAAGCTTTTATTAGAAAGGGCCCGCCATGACTCCCGAGAGCGTGATGACAATGGGCCGCACGGCCATGGAAGTGACCCTGATGGTGGCCGCGCCCATGCTGCTGGTGGCGCTGATCATCGGCCTGATCGTCAGCATCTTCCAGGCCGCCACCCAGATCAATGAAGCGACCTTGTCCTTCATCCCCAAGCTGATCGGCATTTTCGTCGCCCTGATCGTGGCCGGGCCGTGGATGCTCGCGGTCATGCTCGACTACATGCGCCAGGTGTTTACCGGCATTCCCGGCCTGGTCGCTTAAGCGTTCCGCGCCCGCCCTTCCCAGCCGCCGCATGCTCACCCTGACCAGCGCCGAGATGAACGCGTGGATCGCCGGCCTGCTGTGGCCGCTGTCCCGCATCCTCGGCCTGATCACGTCCGCTCCCCTGTTCGGCAACGCCAGCGTGCCGGTGCCGGTGAAAATCGGGCTGGGTGTGCTGCTGGCGAGCATCATCGCGCCCGCGATTCCGGCCATTCCGGCGGCCGATCCGCTATCGATGGCGGGGCTGCTCATTCTCATGCAGGAATTGCTGATCGGGGTGGCAATGGGCTTTGCCATCCGTCTGGTGTTTGCCGCCATCGAGATGGCCGGCGAAATCAGCAGCCTGACCATGGGCCTGGGCTTCGCCAGCTTTTTCGATCCGCTCACCAAGGGACGGTCCTCGGCCGTGAGCCAGTTCCTGGCACTGATCGCGACCATGGCGTTCCTGGCCGCGAATGCGCACCTGGTGCTGCTCGAAGCGCTGGCCGAGAGCTTTATCAGCATGCCGATTTCGGCGACGCCGATGTCCTCGTCCGCGGAATGGGAATTGGCCAAATGGGGCGGCCTGATTTTCAGCGCCGGGCTGCATTTGTCGCTGCCGGTCGTCGCCGCCCTGCTCATTACCCAGGTGGCGCTGGGAATCCTGACGCGCGCCGCGCCGCAGCTGAACATTTTCGGGATTGGTTTTCCGATCACCCTGGGGGTGGGCATGCTGGTGATCGTGATGGTGCTGCCTTACCTGGGCAATCCGTTTCAGGTGCTGTTCAACGAGGGCATCGAGACGGCGCGCCGGGTGCCGCGCATGGCGGCCACCCCGCCGGCGCCGGCCACCCCGGCACGGGCCGACAGGCCTGCCGCGCTACCAGACGGACCAGCACAAGGGGCGACCGGCCAGCAGCCCTGAAGCCGACATTGCGGGCCGCCGCGCCCAAGTCCGTTATTCCTATTTGCTCAATTTTTGAGCTTGCCGCGAAATATCGTTTAAAATTCTGAACGCAGGAAAAATTGCATTATAAATATCAAACATTCTGAATTTCCTTACCCAAAAGAAAGATCCGCTGCATGAGCACTTTTGACTTCGCCAACGATTTCACGCACATGAGCAAGGCTTTGCACGATTTGGAACGGACTTGCCTGACGGGTGGTGCGAAGGCAGTCAGCGATGTCCAAAAGCACCTGCAACAGTTTTCCCGGTCGCATCCTTTACCCAGCCTGAGGGACGTGGCGCAGCATTTTCCGGAGGGACGCCTTTTTCTTGCAGTCAATGATGCGCTGAACGAGTCGAACCGTCTTGTACTCCAGCGCCTGACATCGACCGTTCAGGGGCTCGACTTGAGGGCAGTCCAAGCCGTCCTTCTGGAAGTGGCCAAGGAAACTGCCAAGTACCTCGGCGGCGGAGCAGTCTTGGGCGCGACCGTGGGCGGCGCCCTTGGCGCCCTGGCCGCCGGCGTTGGCGCGGCGCCGGGCATGGTCGTCGGCGCGGAGATTGGCTTTCAAATTGGCAGCGCCATCATGGCGCTGATGGGCCTGGCCGACCTGGCAGAAGCTTTCTGGCCCGTTGTGAAGATGCTCTTTATACCCATCGCCCAGGGCTTCGCTTTGGCTATCCGTGCCGGCATGCTGCCGGAGGACCAGCGTACCAAACGAATTGAACTGATCCATGCAGCGGCCGAGTCTTTTGCCCAAGGCAAGTTCATCCTCATTATCGGCATGCTGGCCGCGGTCGCGGCGGTGTACGCGGGCAAGCTCACGGCCAAGGTGCTCGAAAAAATCGGCAGCAGCAAATTAGGGGTAGGCTTTGCCGCCTGGCTGCAAAAGAACGAGCGGATCGTTTTGAACCATCCAGCCTTGAAGCTGAAAGTCCGGGCAGCGGCCGAGGGGCCGGCCAAGGCACCCGTCGCGGAAAAAGCGGCGCCGGCAAAGCCGGAGGCCGCCAAGCCAAAGCAGAACGAGCCCGTGAAGGAAGGCGAGGCCAAAGGACCGTGCGAGCTCTGCGTGCTTAAAGCAGCTCCCGTCAATCCTATTACCGGCAACAAGATCCTCGCCGCCGCTATCGACCTGGACTTTGCCCTGCCGGCGGCCCTGCCGCTGGTCTGGCAGCGCACCTACAGCTCGGCGCAACGGCAAGCCGGCTGGCTGGGCTCCGGCTGGAGCACGCCGCTATCGATTGCGCTGGAAATCAATGTCGACAGTGTCGTCGTGCTCGACCCTTTCGCACGCGAGATCACTTTCTCCTTGCCAGGTGTCGGCGAATCGCTGTATTCGCCATCCGAAAAAATCACCCTGGTGCGCACGCACGAGCGCAGTTTCGAGCTGGTCGACGACAAGGGCGAGCGCGACCTGTTCGCCCTGTCGGCCACGAGCAGCAACATCGCGCGGCTGGTCGGCCAGATGGACGCCAACGGCAACCGGATCAGCATCGCGTACAACCAGCGCCAATTGCCCGAGCGGGTCGAGGACAGCGCCGGGCGCAGCTACCTGCTGGCGTTCGAAGACCACCGCGGCTTCCCGCGCTTGCGCAGCATTGCCATGCAGCCGGCCGAGCCCGAGACCGAGACCGACGCTGACACTGAACTGCTGGTCGCGTACGACTACGATGCCAGCGGCAACCTGGCCAAGGTCAGCAACGGCAAGGGCGACGTGACGCGCCAGTTCGCCTATCGCAACCACGTGATGGTCGAACACAGCCAGCCCGGCGGACTGGTGTCGCGCTACGAATACGACGAGTATGCCGCCGGCGGCAGGGTCACGCGCAACTGGCTCAACGACGGTCGTTCGTGGGACTTCCGCTACCTGGAGCAGGAAAGCATCGTCACCGACAACCTGGGGCGCGAAGAGCGGTTCCGCTTCGACGCAAAGCAACGCCTGATCGGCATGGTGGACGCGGCGGGCGGCGTGACCACGCGCCGTTTCGACAGCAACGGCAATCTGCTCGCCATCACGGACCCGGGCGGGCGCAGCGTCAGCTACCGCTACGACCAGCGCAGCCGCGTGACCCGCATCGAAAGCGGCGGCAGCGGTACCGGCATCGTCTACGACAGCCGTTTCGACAAGCCGGCCCTGATCACCGATGCGCTCGGAGCCACCACCGCCCTGCGCTACGACGAATCGGGCAACCTGGCCAGCGTCACCGACGCGCTGGGCCAGCGCACCTCCTATCAGTACGATGCGAATGGCTTGCCGGTCAAGGTGACGGATGCGGCCGGTGGCGTCAAGAAACTGGCCTACAACCGCGCCGCCCAGTTGATCAGCTATACGGACTGCTCGAACAACACGACCCACTTCAGCTACGACGACAAGGGCCGGCTGCTGCGCGCCACCGACGCCAGCGGCAACAGCACCGTCTACAGCTACGACGCCGCCGGCCGGCCTTTGGGCACTGAAAAGCCCGATGGCGGCGAGCGCTACGAATACGATCGGCTTGGACGGCTCATCGCGCACATCGACCCGCTCGGCAACCGCACCAGCTACGTGCTCGACACCGATGGCCAGCCGCTCAAGCGCATCGATGCGCGTGGCGGCGTGATGGAATACCGCTACGACGATGCCCGCCGCGTGGCCGCGCTGATTAACGAAAATGGCGATGCGCACCGTTTCGTCTACGACACGCTGGACCGCCTGGTCGAAGAAACCGGCTTCGACGCGCGCCTGACGCGCTACCGCTACGACGACAGCGGCCTGATCGCAGCCAAGGAAGAACTCGGCAGCGGCGAGCGCAGCGAGTACACGCGCATCGACACGCACTTCAGCCGCGACAGCGCCGGCCAGTTGGTCGAAAAGCTGATCTCCCGCACCAAGGGCGAGGCCCAGGGGGAACAACTGCGCCTGCGCTATGCCTACGACGCCATCGGCCGGATGACCCAGGCCATCAATGCCGACGCCGAAGTGAGCCTGCACTACGATGTGCTGGGCCAGTTGGTGGGCGAGCAGACCAAGGCCCGCGATTTCACCAGCGAGCTGCGGCACGAGTACGACGAGCTGGGCAACCGGATCAAGACGGTCTTGCCTGACGGCCGCGTGCTGAACAATCTGTTCTACGGTTCGGGGCACCTGCACCAGATCAACATCGACGGCGAAGTCATTACCGATATCGAGCGCGACAGGCTGCACCGGGCCACCAGCCGCACGCAGGGTGCGCTGACCAGCCAGTTTCAATATGACCCGGTGGGACGGCTGCTGGCGCAGGTTGCGGGGCACCTGGGCGTTGGCGCAAGCGCCGAGCCGGTGATCGCGCGGCGCTATGAGTACGACGAGAGCGGCAACCTGCTGGCGATCGACGACAAGCGCAACGGACGCAAGACCTACAGCTACGACGTGATCGGCCGCATCATGAGTGCCGTGCAGCCGGACCTGGCGGAGCGCTTCGCGTTCGACCCGGCGCACAATCTGCTCGATGAAACGGTTGCGAGTGCCGGCCGGGTGGAAGGCAACCGGGTGCGCGTGTTCGAGGACAAGCGCTACGACTACGATGCCCATGGCAATCTGACCGAGAAACTGACCGGCAAGCACACGCGCCTGAAGCTGGAGTGGAATGCGGCGCATCAGCTGGTCAAGTCGGTGGTGACGCGCAATGCCAAGGAACCGAATCCGACGGTGCAGACCGTCAAGTACGCTTACGATCCGTTCGGGCGCAGGATCGCCAAGCGCGACGGGTTTGGCATGACGCGTTTTGTGTGGGACGGGAACCGCTTGCTGTGCGAGGCGCGCGGGAAGTGGGAGCGCACCTATGTGTACGAGCCAGACTCGTTCGTGCCGCTGGCACAGCTCGATTCGGTGGCCGATGATGGCGACAATCAACGCCGCAGCGAAGTCCACCATATCCACACCGATCATCTCGGCACGCCGAATGAGGTGACCGACCAAGAAGGTGAAGTAAAGTGGGGCGCACAATACCAAGTATGGGGCAACGTGTTGAAAGCTCCCGCTCTCTCCCGTGCGCACCACAATTCTTCCTCACTTGAAGTACAGGCTTACGGCGATGAAGCCTTTAGGCAATCAATCCGGTTTCAAGGTCAGTATTATGATATCGAAACCGGATTACATTACAATAGATTCCGCTACTACGATCCAGACATCGGAAGGTTTATTACAAACGATCCGATTGGCCTTCTGGGGGGGGACAACGGGTATCAATACGCAGCCAATCCATCCAATTGGGTGGATCCCCTTGGTTTAAGTGGCGTCAAATGGGTTGACCCAAAAAACGTAAATTTTTCTCAATACTATGCATTAAATGAAAGCCTTAGTCACGCGGAAGTAATGAAGGCTGGCAATTGGGACTGGAATAGATTTCCTGTCACACACCCTCAATCAAGTGCATTAATGGTAGCGGAGGTTAACGGGCAGTTAGTGTCGTTCGACAATCGAAGACTGATGGCGGCTCAAATTGCCGGGCTGGAAAAAATTCCAGTCTTTGAAGTTAATTTGGAAGCTATCAAACCTGGTACCACTATCACTTGGCAACAATCGTTGGACAAACGTCTTTTCTCGAAACCTAAAGATTTTCCACATTTGCCGAAAGTGCAACTTCCACCTCATGGCAGTCCTAATCAACCTATAGACCCAACAACCCTACCGTCACCCTGCAAATGCAAAAAATAAATGTCAATGATGAAATTTGCCATCCCTTTATTCAGCAGCTCTGGCAGAAATCGTTGCTGCCCGAGTTTGTCGGAATTATTATGGGTGATGGGAGATTGATTTCAATCAATCAGAATAATTATTTTATTGACCATGAGATAAGACATGAATTAAAAATCGGAGAGGAATCGACAATAGACAATCTGCTGGAACTTACGGATGACACAATTAGCATAACTCCCTATGGACAAGGTGAGTCGATTGCTGGAACGGATGCACTTGCGTCTTGTGGTGAAGGAGAAATGGGCAATGAAGGGTTTGTGGCTGTCACGAATACACACGGGTTATTGTGGGCTGCATTTTTTGCGAATTCCAATCCTTTTTATCAGGTAAATATCGTGGGAGATTGTGTAGCGGCTGTAAATTCATATGAAGCTACTTGGTATTTTCCTATTGACAGTCCATGGAATATCACCATCACCTATGCTCGCTAAAATTTAGTCCAATGTCGTTTTGAGTGGAACTTGACTTCGGCTATCATGTCGGCTTCCGCTGAATGTCAGATTCGTCGTGACCGCGTTGCCGTGAGCTCGATTCCCGGTCACATCCTTTGACGTGGCGCAGCATTTTCCGAAGGGGCGCCTTTTTCTTGCGGTCAATGATGCGCTGCACGAGTCGAACCGTCTTGTAGTCCAGCGCCTGACCTCCACCGTCCAAGGGCTCGACCTGAGGGCGGTCCAATTCGTACTTCTGGAGGTCGCCAAGGAAACTGCCAAGTACCTCGGCGGCGGAGCGGTCTTGGGCGCTACCGTGGGCGGCGCCCTTGGCGCCCTGGCCGCCGGCGTTGGCGCGGCGCCGGGCATGGTCGTCGGCGCGGAGATTGGCTTTCAAATTGGCAGCGCCATCATGGCGCTGATGGGCCTGGCCGACCTGGCAAAAGCTTTCTGGCCCGTTGTGAAGATGCTCTTTATACCCATCGCCCAGGGCTTCGCTTTGGCTATCCGTGCCGGCATGCTGCCGGAGGACCAGCGTACCAAACGAATTGAACTGATCCATGCAGCGGCCGAGTCTTTTGCCCAAGGCAAGTTCATCCTCATTATCGGCATGCTGGCCGCGGTCGCGGCAGTGTACGCGGGTAAGCTGACGTCCAAGGTGCTTGAAAAAATCGGCAACAGCAAATTAGGCGTGGGTTTTGCCGCCTGGCTGCAAAAAAACGAGCAGATCGTTTTAAACCATCCAGCCTTGAAGCTGAAAGTCCGGGCAGCGGCCGAGGGGCCGGCCAAGGCACCCGTCGCGGAAAAAGCGGCGCCGGCAAAGCCGGAGGCCGCCAAGCCAAAGCAGAACGAGCCCGTGAAGGAAGGCGAGGCCAAAGGACCGTGCGAGCTCTGCGTGCTTAAAGCAGCTCCCGTCAATCCTATTACCGGCAACAAGATCCTCGCCGCCGCTATCGACCTGGACTTTGCCCTGCCGGCGGCCCTGCCGCTGGTCTGGCAGCGCACCTACAGCTCGGCGCAACGGCAAGCCGGCTGGCTGGGCTCCGGCTGGAGCACGCCGCTATCGATTGCGCTGGAAATCAATGTCGACAGTGTCGTCGTGCTCGACCCTTTCGCACGCGAGATCACTTTCTCCTTGCCAGGTGTCGGCGAATCGCTGTATTCGCCATCCGAAAAAATCACCCTGGTGCGCACGCACGAGCGCAGTTTCGAGCTGGTCGACGACAAGGGCGAGCGCGACCTGTTCGCCCTGTCGGCCACGAGCAGCAACATCGCGCGGCTGGTCGGCCAGATGGAC
Protein-coding regions in this window:
- the fliM gene encoding flagellar motor switch protein FliM; this encodes MADNFLSQEEVDALLKGVNGDQDEASAPEDNTGVRTYNLATQERIVRGRMPTLEIINERFARLLRVGLFNYIRRSAEVSVGSVRVSKYSEFIRNLVVPTNLNLVHMKPLRGTALIVFDPGLVFLLVDNLFGGDGRFHTRVEGRDFTQTEQRIILRILDIVFDSYAKSWEPVYPVEFEYIRSEMNTQFANIATPNEVVVSSTFTIELGSVSGQIHICMPYSMIEPIRDTLTSSLQGEALEVDKRWIRLMTQQIQIAEVELVAVLGTARASFDEILNFKVGDIVALNVPEQIQATVDGVPVMDCTYGVLNGQYALKVEKLLANADTK
- the fliN gene encoding flagellar motor switch protein FliN, which encodes MADNLEDDAMDDDWGAAIAEQAKAEADALQSQAASAAVFKDFSNKGTKPDTPNDIDFILDIPVQLTVELGRTKIAIKNLLQLAQGSVVELDGLAGEPMDVLVNGCLIAQGEVVVVNDKFGIRLTDIITPSERIRKLNK
- the fliO gene encoding flagellar biosynthetic protein FliO, whose translation is MTARLLAAVALACSLAPALAADPAAASVPAAPVHAAPVHAAPVPAASVPAASVPAASVPAAPVALASAPAAAAAQAGSVQAAPAATLPAPAAAQAAPGPMTGPSAGNLLQTIFALTLVLALLGGMVWFMKRYGPQSAAGAAQIRTVGALSLGGRERIIVVEVGDQWIVVGASPGRVNALATMPRRDAPPGGPALLAHGPASGSFAEWLKQTIDKRNGP
- the fliP gene encoding flagellar type III secretion system pore protein FliP (The bacterial flagellar biogenesis protein FliP forms a type III secretion system (T3SS)-type pore required for flagellar assembly.), translating into MDLKPPSLPPVNRTRRRLPLLALVAAIGLPALALAAPGIPTFTTAPAPGGGTAYSLPVQTLLLMTALSFLPAVLLMMTSFTRIIIVLSLLRQAIGTQSAPPNQVMVGLALFLTLFVMGPVFDKIYVDSYQPLQENKIQMGEAMDKAVAPLKTFMIRQTRQADLAMFVRISRSAALQGPEDIPLRILIPAFVTSELKTAFQIGFAIFIPFLIIDMVVASVLMSMGMMMMSPAVISLPFKLMLFVLVDGWQLLLGSLAQSFY
- the fliQ gene encoding flagellar biosynthesis protein FliQ translates to MTPESVMTMGRTAMEVTLMVAAPMLLVALIIGLIVSIFQAATQINEATLSFIPKLIGIFVALIVAGPWMLAVMLDYMRQVFTGIPGLVA
- the fliR gene encoding flagellar biosynthetic protein FliR produces the protein MLTLTSAEMNAWIAGLLWPLSRILGLITSAPLFGNASVPVPVKIGLGVLLASIIAPAIPAIPAADPLSMAGLLILMQELLIGVAMGFAIRLVFAAIEMAGEISSLTMGLGFASFFDPLTKGRSSAVSQFLALIATMAFLAANAHLVLLEALAESFISMPISATPMSSSAEWELAKWGGLIFSAGLHLSLPVVAALLITQVALGILTRAAPQLNIFGIGFPITLGVGMLVIVMVLPYLGNPFQVLFNEGIETARRVPRMAATPPAPATPARADRPAALPDGPAQGATGQQP
- a CDS encoding DUF6861 domain-containing protein; this encodes MSTFDFANDFTHMSKALHDLERTCLTGGAKAVSDVQKHLQQFSRSHPLPSLRDVAQHFPEGRLFLAVNDALNESNRLVLQRLTSTVQGLDLRAVQAVLLEVAKETAKYLGGGAVLGATVGGALGALAAGVGAAPGMVVGAEIGFQIGSAIMALMGLADLAEAFWPVVKMLFIPIAQGFALAIRAGMLPEDQRTKRIELIHAAAESFAQGKFILIIGMLAAVAAVYAGKLTAKVLEKIGSSKLGVGFAAWLQKNERIVLNHPALKLKVRAAAEGPAKAPVAEKAAPAKPEAAKPKQNEPVKEGEAKGPCELCVLKAAPVNPITGNKILAAAIDLDFALPAALPLVWQRTYSSAQRQAGWLGSGWSTPLSIALEINVDSVVVLDPFAREITFSLPGVGESLYSPSEKITLVRTHERSFELVDDKGERDLFALSATSSNIARLVGQMDANGNRISIAYNQRQLPERVEDSAGRSYLLAFEDHRGFPRLRSIAMQPAEPETETDADTELLVAYDYDASGNLAKVSNGKGDVTRQFAYRNHVMVEHSQPGGLVSRYEYDEYAAGGRVTRNWLNDGRSWDFRYLEQESIVTDNLGREERFRFDAKQRLIGMVDAAGGVTTRRFDSNGNLLAITDPGGRSVSYRYDQRSRVTRIESGGSGTGIVYDSRFDKPALITDALGATTALRYDESGNLASVTDALGQRTSYQYDANGLPVKVTDAAGGVKKLAYNRAAQLISYTDCSNNTTHFSYDDKGRLLRATDASGNSTVYSYDAAGRPLGTEKPDGGERYEYDRLGRLIAHIDPLGNRTSYVLDTDGQPLKRIDARGGVMEYRYDDARRVAALINENGDAHRFVYDTLDRLVEETGFDARLTRYRYDDSGLIAAKEELGSGERSEYTRIDTHFSRDSAGQLVEKLISRTKGEAQGEQLRLRYAYDAIGRMTQAINADAEVSLHYDVLGQLVGEQTKARDFTSELRHEYDELGNRIKTVLPDGRVLNNLFYGSGHLHQINIDGEVITDIERDRLHRATSRTQGALTSQFQYDPVGRLLAQVAGHLGVGASAEPVIARRYEYDESGNLLAIDDKRNGRKTYSYDVIGRIMSAVQPDLAERFAFDPAHNLLDETVASAGRVEGNRVRVFEDKRYDYDAHGNLTEKLTGKHTRLKLEWNAAHQLVKSVVTRNAKEPNPTVQTVKYAYDPFGRRIAKRDGFGMTRFVWDGNRLLCEARGKWERTYVYEPDSFVPLAQLDSVADDGDNQRRSEVHHIHTDHLGTPNEVTDQEGEVKWGAQYQVWGNVLKAPALSRAHHNSSSLEVQAYGDEAFRQSIRFQGQYYDIETGLHYNRFRYYDPDIGRFITNDPIGLLGGDNGYQYAANPSNWVDPLGLSGVKWVDPKNVNFSQYYALNESLSHAEVMKAGNWDWNRFPVTHPQSSALMVAEVNGQLVSFDNRRLMAAQIAGLEKIPVFEVNLEAIKPGTTITWQQSLDKRLFSKPKDFPHLPKVQLPPHGSPNQPIDPTTLPSPCKCKK